A stretch of Carya illinoinensis cultivar Pawnee chromosome 14, C.illinoinensisPawnee_v1, whole genome shotgun sequence DNA encodes these proteins:
- the LOC122293705 gene encoding uncharacterized protein LOC122293705, which produces MSSCQSTGATSTTLAPVRSEDPAWAHARAVPGARNNTECLYCNKVIKGGGITRLKYHLAGIPGNVEACKKVSEDVKWQMKDLLDEIKRSKEKKRKISSEIGGDIDLTSDDIDDSNSMEGQSQLSKGKGKSGESGTGKSVGGLSRFFAPRTTPGAQPSIKSSMCSNEMLVQAKMAVARWWYDSNLPFNAAQSKFYQPAIDAMTAIGPGFKGPSLYELRGNLLKMTVNEVQDYLQQIKKVWNDTGCTLMADGWTNQKQQSIINFLVYCPKGTMFLKSVDTSDLRKDAETLFNMFDEVVQEIGAENLVQFITDNDASYKAAGKKLQQKYGSFYWSPCAAHCIDLMLENFSDPRYFPLIDDTIKKAKKITKFIYNHGWVLALMRQEFTKGHDLCRPAITRFATNFLSIQCLLLFKKELRQMFTCDKWIASSHFKSIIGKEIAGIVLEDKEFWAQCQFIVKISEPLVRVLRLVDGDEKPAMGYLYDAMERAKENIKARCNNKVSIFSPFTRIIDSRWDKQLHSPLHAASCLLNPGIFYSPSFKKKMML; this is translated from the coding sequence ATGTCTAGTTGTCAATCAACCGGTGCTACATCTACAACACTTGCTCCTGTAAGATCAGAAGATCCAGCATGGGCCCATGCACGTGCAGTGCCAGGGGCAAGAAATAATACTGAATGTTTATACTGTAATAAAGTAATTAAAGGTGGCGGGATCACTCGATTGAAGTATCATCTAGCTGGGATTCCAGGCAATGTAGAGGCATGTAAAAAGGTCTCTGAAGATGTAAAATGGCAAATGAAGGACTTGCTTGATGAAATTAAAAGaagcaaagagaagaaaagaaaaataagctcAGAGATTGGAGGTGATATAGATTTAACATCTGATGATATTGATGATAGTAATAGTATGGAAGGACAATCTCAGCTTTCAAAAGGTAAGGGGAAGTCAGGAGAATCTGGAACTGGAAAGTCAGTGGGGGGATTAAGTAGATTTTTTGCTCCAAGAACAACTCCTGGGGCCCAACCTTCAATTAAGAGTTCTATGTGTTCGAATGAGATGCTTGTACAAGCAAAGATGGCTGTAGCACGCTGGTGGTATGATTCTAATCTGCCTTTCAATGCGGCTCAATCCAAGTTTTATCAACCAGCTATCGATGCCATGACTGCTATCGGGCCAGGATTTAAGGGCCCTTCTTTATATGAGTTGAGAGGAAATTTGTTAAAGATGACAGTGAATGAGGTTCAagattatttgcaacaaattaAGAAGGTTTGGAATGACACCGGTTGTACACTAATGGCAGATGGTTGGACAAATCAGAAGCAACAATCAATAATCAACTTTTTAGTTTATTGTCCAAAAGGTACAATGTTCTTGAAGTCTGTTGATACATCTGACCTTAGAAAAGATGCTGAAACATTGTTTAATATGTTTGATGAGGTTGTTCAAGAAATTGGAGCTGAGAATCTTGTGCAGTTCATAACGGACAATGATGCAAGTTATAAAGCTGCAGGAAAAAAGTTACAGCAGAAGTATGGCTCTTTCTACTGGTCCCCTTGTGCAGCTCATTGCATAGACTTGATGTTGGAGAATTTTTCTGATCCAAGATATTTTCCCCTTATTGATGATACtataaaaaaggcaaaaaagataACAAAGTTCATCTATAACCATGGTTGGGTTTTGGCATTGATGAGACAAGAGTTCACCAAAGGTCATGATTTGTGTCGTCCTGCAATTACAAGGTTTGCgacaaattttttaagtatccaATGCTTGCTCTTGTTTAAGAAAGAACTGAGACAAATGTTTACTTGTGATAAATGGATTGCATCAAGCCATTTTAAAAGTATCATAGGGAAAGAGATAGCTGGGATTGTTTTAGAAGATAAAGAGTTTTGGGCTCAAtgtcaatttattgttaaaattagTGAGCCTTTGGTTCGTGTTCTACGACTTGTTGACGGGGATGAGAAGCCTGCAATGGGATACTTGTATGATGCAATGGAAAGAGCCAAAGAGAATATAAAAGCAAGATGTAATAACAAAGTTAGTATATTCAGTCCATTCACCAGGATCATTGATTCTAGATGGGATAAGCAGCTTCACAGTCCATTACATGCGGCGAGTTGTCTTCTTAACCCTGGAATTTTCTATAGCCccagctttaaaaaaaaaatgatgttataA
- the LOC122295150 gene encoding histone deacetylase 8 has translation MDRIDVFWHQGMLNHDPGSGVFDSGLDPGFLDVLEKHPENPDRIKNMLSILKRGPICPHISWHTGRPALIPELITFHTQEYINELIEADRNGGKMLCAGTFLKPGSWDAAVLAAGTTISAMKHILDGHGNIAYALVRPPGHHAQPTQADGYCFLNNAGLAVQLALGSGCQKVVVIDIDVHYGNGTAEGFYKSNDVLTISLHMNHGSWGPSHPQSGSVDELGEEEGFGFNMNIPLPNGAGDRGYVHAMTELVVPAVQKFGADMIVLVIGQDSSAFDPNGRQCLTMEGYREIGRIVHNLAARQSGGRVLIVQEGGYHVTYSAYCLHATLEGVLNLPVPLLSDPIAYYPEDESFAVKVIESNKQHHKDNLPFLKGSLI, from the exons ATGGATCGCATAGATGTCTTCTGGCACCAGGGGATGCTCAATCATGACCCCGGCAGTGGCGTATTCGACAGCGGATTGGACCCGGGATTTCTTGACGTTTTGGAGAAGCATCCAGAGAACCCTGACAGGATCAAGAACATGCTCTCCATCCTCAAGCGAGGCCCCATCTGTCCACACATCTCATGGCATACTGGCAGACCTGCTCTCATACCCGAATTGATTACCTTTCACACTCAAG AATACATAAATGAACTCATTGAGGCAGATAGAAATGGAGGGAAGATGCTTTGTGCTGGGACTTTCTTGAAGCCCGGATCCTGGGATGCTGCGGTTCTAGCTGCTGGTACTACAATATCGGCCATGAAGCACATACTTGATGGGCATGGCAACATTGCTTATGCATTGGTTAGGCCTCCAGGTCACCATGCTCAGCCTACTCAAGCTGATGGGTACTGCTTCCTTAACAATGCCGGACTTGCTGTTCAATTGGCATTAGGTTCTGGGTGTCAAAAGGTTGTGGTCATTGACATAGATGTTCATTATGGAAATGGAACAGCAGAGGGGTTTTACAAGTCAAACGATGTTCTCACCATCTCTCTCCACATGAATCATGGCTCCTGGGGTCCGTCTCATCCCCAAAGTGGATCTGTAGATGAGCTTGGTGAAGAAGAAGGATTTGGATTTAATATGAATATACCTTTACCTAATGGCGCTGGTGATAGGGGATATGTGCATGCCATGACAGAGCTGGTCGTTCCAGCTGTTCAAAAGTTTGGGGCTGATATGATAGTTTTGGTTATTGGCCAAGATTCAAGTGCT TTTGATCCAAATGGAAGGCAATGCTTGACAATGGAGGGTTATCGAGAGATCGGACGAATAGTTCATAACTTGGCAGCTAGGCAAAGTGGTGGCCGCGTTCTTATTGTCCAAGAAGGTGGATATCATGTTACATATTCAGCTTATTGCCTTCATGCAACGCTTGAAGGGGTGCTCAATCTACCAGTTCCTCTGCTGTCAGATCCCATAGCTTATTACCCAGAGGATGAGTCCTTTGCTGTAAAAGTAATCGAATCCAATAAACAGCACCATAAAGATAATTTGCCATTCTTGAAAGGGAGCTTAATCTAG
- the LOC122293298 gene encoding pentatricopeptide repeat-containing protein At1g05750, chloroplastic gives MSLQAYASKPSPTQLSQPPKGPKPAPLPDPTQPSFSNTNHRVSLKQSNKPIDPTVSWTSSIARRCRNGQLAEAAAEFSRMRLAGFEPNHITFLTLLSGCVDFPAGSVSFGASIHGYVRKLGLDTNHVMVGTALVNMYAKCGRVDLARIAFDEMVVKNSISWNTMVNGYMRNGQIEDAIQLFDQMPKRDAVSWTALIGGFVKEERFEEALVWFREMLLSGVEPDYVTIIAVLSACANLGTLTLGFWMNRFVMKQEFRYNIRINNSFIDMYSRCGCIEFARQVFEKMQWRTVVSWNSIIVGFAVNGHAEEALEYFSLMQKEGFKPDGVTFTGALTACSHAGLVGEGLQFFADMKIVHGITPRIEHYGCIVDLYSRAGRLEDALNVIENMPMKPNEVVLGSLLAACSTQGNVDLAERLSDYLLEFDPGGDSNYVLLANIYAAVGKWSGAGIIRRKMKARGIQKKPGFSSVEIGCSIHEFVAGDKSHAETDCLYSMLELLSLELKLCGYVPETIEKESCEDD, from the coding sequence ATGAGCCTTCAGGCGTACGCATCTAAGCCGAGTCCAACCCAACTCTCTCAACCTCCCAAAGGACCCAAACCAGCGCCACTACCAGACCCAACGCAGCCTTCATTCTCTAACACTAATCACCGTGTCTCTCTCAAACAGAGCAACAAACCCATAGACCCTACCGTCTCGTGGACCTCTTCCATAGCCCGGCGCTGCCGGAATGGCCAACTAGCCGAGGCAGCGGCAGAGTTTTCACGCATGAGACTAGCTGGGTTCGAACCCAACCACATTACATTTCTAACGCTTCTTTCTGGTTGTGTTGATTTCCCTGCGGGAAGTGTGAGCTTCGGTGCTTCAATTCATGGCTATGTTCGGAAACTCGGATTGGATAcgaaccatgtgatggttggtACTGCGCTTGTTAATATGTACGCAAAATGTGGGCGCGTGGATCTTGCTAGAATTGCTTTTGATGAGATGGTCGTGAAGAACTCCATTTCCTGGAATACAATGGTCAATGGGTATATGAGGAATGGGCAAATTGAGGACGCGATCCAGTTGTTTGATCAAATGCCTAAAAGGGATGCGGTTTCTTGGACCGCTTTGATCGGTGGGTTTGTCAAGGAAGAGCGTTTTGAGGAAGCATTGGTATGGTTTCGAGAAATGTTGCTCTCTGGTGTAGAACCGGATTACGTCACCATTATTGCAGTTCTTTCAGCGTGCGCAAATTTAGGAACGCTAACTTTGGGGTTTTGGATGAACCGATTTGTTATGAAGCAGGAATTTAGGTATAATATTAGGATAAATAACTCATTCATAGACATGTATTCAAGATGTGGTTGTATAGAATTTGCTCGTCAAGTCTTTGAGAAAATGCAGTGGCGAACCGTGGTATCGTGGAATTCAATCATTGTAGGTTTTGCTGTTAATGGCCATGCAGAAGAAGCTCTGGAGTATTTCAGTTTGATGCAGAAAGAAGGGTTTAAGCCAGATGGAGTCACCTTCACGGGAGCTCTTACTGCATGTAGCCATGCCGGATTAGTTGGTGAGGGACTCCAATTCTTTGCAGACATGAAGATAGTGCATGGAATTACCCCCCGGATTGAGCACTACGGTTGCATAGTGGATCTTTATAGCCGTGCAGGGAGGTTGGAAGATGCATTGAATGTGATAGAAAACATGCCCATGAAGCCAAATGAAGTTGTGTTGGGGTCATTGTTGGCTGCCTGTAGTACTCAGGGGAATGTCGATTTGGCTGAAAGGTTATCTGATTATCTTTTGGAGTTTGACCCTGGTGGTGATTCCAATTATGTGCTGCTTGCAAACATATATGCAGCAGTTGGTAAGTGGAGTGGTGCAGGCATAATTAGGAGGAAAATGAAGGCGCGTGGGATACAAAAGAAACCGGGATTTAGTTCAGTCGAGATTGGTTGTAGCATTCACGAGTTTGTGGCTGGTGACAAATCCCACGCTGAAACCGATTgtctttactcaatgttagagcTTCTGTCTCTTGAGCTGAAACTATGTGGTTATGTTCCTGAAACCATTGAAAAGGAATCTTGTGAAGATGATTGA